The genomic region CTCCAGCGCCGACTCCGTGAGAATGCCCGCGCCTTCTTGCGCTCCCCACGCGGCTGCGTCCTGGATGTGGAAAGCAACACGCTCTGGCTCTCCCCACTCTTTGCCTGGTATCGCGCGGACTTTGAGCGTGATGGACGCACCCTCCTCCATTTCGTGGCTGACTACGCCGAGCCAACTGTAGCGGCCTACATCGCCGCCCGGCAGCGCGAGCTCCGCATAGACTTCCTGGAGCTGGACCGGCACACAATCGCCCGCTTCGGACCGGTGACGACTTCACGCATCAATCCCCTGGAGACCCGCTCTGAACAAAAGCTACGTCGTGGCAGCCGCAAGCGGCGGTGACAGAGCAGACAGAAGCTCACGACACGCTCCCTGGCCAAGAATCCTGCAGTGGCTCTTCAAGACTTGCGGTGCGCACTCCCTCGTGCCCTAGCCAGATTCCCATTGTCGGGATTCCAAGCGGCGTCAGTGCCAGAAAGGCTTCTGCGTACCGCACTCCAACCCGAGAGCCGAAGTAGCGCGCCCGCAGCTCCAACAGTTCCCAGAACTCCGGTCGCGAGAGCACCGTCTCAGGCTCACCCTCAGGGGAGACCCCCGGAACGTACACCTGCGATGCATGTGCCTGTACAGCGCGCACCTTTTCGGCGTACACGTCGCTGATGTCCACGTAGAAAGTCGGCTGGAACTCGTAAGCCTGCATGTAGCAGAACAGCAGTGGCGGACGGTACGGCTGCTGCGGCTGCCCGTCCATTCCGTACGTGACTAGCTTTGCTAAGCCACTGTGGAACCACGCCGCACGCACCAGTCGGTGGACCTGTTCGTGATCTGGATGCCGCTCAAACGGTGGCGGGAAGAGCACGATGCGTGGGCGATAGTGCCGAAAGAGCCTCGCCAGTGCCTCGATCGCCTCCGGTGTTGGAGCAACATAACCATCGGGAAGCCCCAGGTTTTCGCGCGCAACAGCCCCAATGATGGCGGCCGCCTGCGCCGCTTCCCGAGCCCGGACCTCTACCGTCCCCCGGCTTCCTAGCTCACCACGTGTACAGTCC from Candidatus Kapaibacterium sp. harbors:
- the bshB1 gene encoding bacillithiol biosynthesis deacetylase BshB1, encoding MQLVDVLAVGAHPDDVEMSCGGTLIKLVREGWRVAIVDCTRGELGSRGTVEVRAREAAQAAAIIGAVARENLGLPDGYVAPTPEAIEALARLFRHYRPRIVLFPPPFERHPDHEQVHRLVRAAWFHSGLAKLVTYGMDGQPQQPYRPPLLFCYMQAYEFQPTFYVDISDVYAEKVRAVQAHASQVYVPGVSPEGEPETVLSRPEFWELLELRARYFGSRVGVRYAEAFLALTPLGIPTMGIWLGHEGVRTASLEEPLQDSWPGSVS